A window of the Coprobacter fastidiosus genome harbors these coding sequences:
- a CDS encoding ATP-dependent DNA helicase: MINEFFIRKFADNLSYAPTEEQAELIARLAMFLFDRDSRSLFLINGYAGTGKTSLIGALVRTLSGFQRKTVLLAPTGRAAKVFAGYAVHPAYTIHKKIYRQKVFSADYEGFQITDNLHKDTLFIVDEASMIANGGGEQMIYGSGRLLDDLVEYVYAGEGCRLILLGDSAQLPPVGQTRSPALEKSSLMKYGLSVIDFELRQVARQSDDSGILFNATRLRMLMGENPLPLPKIRLQGYTDVQRVGGEDLIETLSSAYSRDGMDDTIVITRSNKRAGIFNQGIRNQILYREEELTSGDLLLVAKNNYFWSREYKDLDFIANGDVARVVKVRNTREMYGFRFADVALYFPDYDVEIESKIILDTLMSDAPSLTMEMNNRLFMNVFEDYYDIPNKREKMKKIKVDPWFNALQVKYAYAVTCHKAQGGQWKNVFVDMGYIRAEGLELDFLRWLYTAFTRATEHLYLINLEQNLAEDKLEL, from the coding sequence ATGATAAACGAATTTTTTATTCGAAAATTTGCAGATAATTTGTCATATGCTCCTACGGAGGAGCAGGCCGAACTGATTGCGCGACTTGCCATGTTTCTTTTCGATCGGGATTCCCGATCTTTGTTTTTAATTAACGGATATGCAGGTACGGGTAAAACTTCTTTGATCGGAGCATTGGTACGGACTTTGTCCGGGTTTCAACGGAAGACCGTTCTGTTAGCACCTACGGGTAGAGCTGCAAAAGTTTTTGCAGGCTATGCAGTTCATCCGGCTTATACGATTCATAAAAAGATATATCGGCAAAAAGTTTTTTCGGCAGATTATGAGGGTTTTCAGATAACCGACAATCTGCATAAAGATACATTGTTTATTGTCGATGAGGCTTCTATGATTGCCAATGGTGGCGGTGAACAGATGATATATGGTTCAGGCCGGTTATTAGATGATTTGGTAGAATATGTTTATGCGGGAGAAGGTTGTCGCTTGATTTTATTGGGTGATTCGGCTCAGTTGCCTCCGGTAGGACAGACTCGAAGCCCTGCACTTGAGAAAAGTAGTCTGATGAAATACGGGTTGTCTGTTATAGATTTTGAATTACGTCAGGTTGCTCGTCAGTCAGATGATTCAGGAATTCTTTTTAATGCTACCCGCTTGCGTATGTTGATGGGCGAAAATCCGTTACCGCTTCCGAAAATACGTTTGCAAGGTTACACTGATGTGCAGCGGGTCGGGGGTGAGGATTTGATCGAAACTTTATCTTCTGCGTATAGTCGGGACGGTATGGATGACACAATTGTAATAACACGTTCCAATAAACGTGCCGGGATTTTTAATCAAGGAATTCGCAATCAGATACTTTATCGGGAAGAAGAGCTTACTTCGGGAGACTTGCTTTTGGTTGCGAAGAATAACTATTTTTGGAGTCGGGAGTATAAAGATCTCGATTTTATAGCCAATGGAGATGTCGCCCGTGTTGTGAAGGTGAGGAATACTCGTGAAATGTACGGATTTCGTTTTGCTGATGTTGCACTTTATTTTCCTGATTATGATGTGGAAATAGAATCTAAAATTATCCTGGATACATTGATGTCCGATGCTCCTTCCTTAACTATGGAAATGAATAATCGTCTTTTTATGAATGTTTTTGAGGATTATTATGATATTCCTAATAAACGAGAGAAGATGAAAAAAATAAAAGTTGATCCTTGGTTTAATGCTTTACAAGTAAAATATGCATACGCTGTTACTTGTCATAAAGCTCAAGGAGGACAATGGAAGAATGTATTTGTGGATATGGGGTATATACGTGCCGAAGGGCTTGAACTGGATTTCCTTCGATGGCTTTATACAGCGTTTACCAGGGCTACGGAGCATCTTTATTTAATAAATTTGGAACAAAATCTCGCAGAAGATAAATTAGAGTTATAA
- a CDS encoding DUF3822 family protein, with product MGEQIYKITPPEKTENYILSIRLRNDGCYFAISDPTTNNSYKGQNIVFPPTGNTPLQSIEEAVYNQPVLLKTFRKTYIILQSSRFTLIPQSIEPEADKLNIYYDFCFPDHTDKILCNEWQRNQLYNLFGVNKDIYAFLKRTFDNPLFLHQLTPLCEYFYKRSKVGNNSKMYIHLQKKWIDIACFNKKGLLFANSFEYGDIHDAAYYILNVWEQQGFDQEKDELQLTGDKEPRQIITRIAQEYIRQVMPSIFPPQLFKLGKETLEAPFDLTVIPLCEL from the coding sequence ATGGGAGAACAAATATACAAAATAACACCTCCTGAAAAAACGGAGAATTACATTTTATCGATTCGTTTGAGAAACGACGGATGTTATTTTGCCATATCCGATCCGACAACCAACAACTCTTACAAAGGACAAAATATCGTATTTCCGCCGACCGGAAATACCCCTCTTCAATCTATTGAAGAAGCAGTGTATAATCAACCCGTTTTATTAAAAACTTTTCGTAAAACATATATAATACTACAATCTTCCCGATTCACGCTCATTCCCCAATCCATTGAACCGGAAGCTGATAAACTGAATATATATTACGATTTTTGTTTTCCCGACCATACAGACAAAATCCTTTGCAATGAATGGCAAAGGAATCAGTTATATAATCTGTTCGGTGTAAACAAAGACATTTATGCTTTTCTAAAAAGGACTTTCGACAATCCTCTGTTTTTGCATCAACTGACTCCTTTATGCGAATACTTCTATAAGCGAAGTAAAGTCGGAAATAATTCTAAAATGTATATTCACCTGCAAAAAAAATGGATAGATATAGCGTGTTTTAACAAAAAAGGATTACTATTCGCCAATTCATTCGAATATGGAGACATTCATGATGCGGCTTATTATATACTCAATGTTTGGGAGCAACAAGGATTTGACCAGGAAAAAGACGAGCTTCAACTTACCGGAGACAAAGAACCTCGACAAATCATAACTCGCATTGCTCAAGAATATATCCGCCAGGTAATGCCGTCGATTTTTCCTCCTCAACTTTTTAAATTAGGAAAAGAAACCCTCGAAGCTCCTTTCGATTTAACAGTTATACCTCTATGCGAATTATAA
- a CDS encoding RsmD family RNA methyltransferase: MRIISGKYGKRRFDVPSNIKARPTTDFARENLFNVLNNLIDFSGMTALDLFAGTGAISFELLSRECTKVVCVENYPVQYNFIRKVMQQLHADNLVPIKGDVFKFIPACKENFDLIFADPPYDLPKFGTIPELVLNSELLKPEGIFIIEHSKSYDFSTLPGFDQKRTYGSVNFSFFRNIHKTVK, encoded by the coding sequence ATGCGAATTATAAGCGGAAAATACGGAAAAAGAAGATTTGACGTTCCGTCCAATATAAAAGCCCGTCCCACGACAGATTTTGCCCGGGAAAATTTATTCAACGTATTAAACAATCTGATCGATTTCAGTGGTATGACAGCCCTCGATCTTTTTGCAGGAACCGGAGCTATCAGTTTTGAATTACTATCACGAGAATGTACCAAAGTAGTATGTGTAGAAAATTATCCGGTACAGTATAACTTTATCCGCAAAGTCATGCAACAACTGCACGCAGATAATTTAGTCCCGATAAAAGGAGACGTGTTCAAATTTATTCCGGCATGTAAAGAAAATTTCGATCTTATATTTGCCGATCCACCTTATGATTTACCCAAATTCGGCACAATTCCGGAACTTGTACTCAATTCGGAATTACTAAAACCTGAAGGAATTTTCATAATAGAACATTCGAAATCATACGACTTTTCGACACTACCAGGATTTGATCAAAAACGAACATACGGAAGTGTAAATTTCAGCTTCTTCAGAAACATTCATAAAACAGTAAAATAG
- the mutY gene encoding A/G-specific adenine glycosylase, whose translation MENMEFIVPLEKWYLENKRDLPWRNTTDPYVIWISEVILQQTRVIQGLDYFNRFMTRFPDVASLAEAEEDEVLKYWQGLGYYSRARNLHTAARQIMDDFGGLFPKNYRDVLSLKGIGEYTAAAICSFAYRQPYAVVDGNVYRVLARLFDIDVPIDSTPGKKLFVKLASDLLDKKRPDVYNQAIMELGALQCVPRSPHCELCPLSDKCLSLISGRVEKLPVKQGKTVVKPRFFNYLCISYQGDTWIRQRKGKDIWENLYEFVLIETDKEYSFEELQHTEEYCRIFNGLGKVKVTALPLQKRHVLSHRIINAYFYSIEIESVPEGLSGYIRIPYTELENYAVSRLTHIYLEQRK comes from the coding sequence ATGGAAAATATGGAATTTATCGTTCCGTTAGAAAAATGGTATTTAGAGAATAAAAGAGATTTGCCTTGGCGGAATACTACCGATCCGTATGTTATCTGGATATCGGAGGTAATTCTTCAGCAAACCCGAGTTATACAAGGACTTGATTATTTTAACCGCTTTATGACTCGTTTCCCGGATGTAGCCTCTTTGGCGGAAGCTGAAGAGGATGAGGTTTTGAAGTATTGGCAGGGACTCGGGTATTATAGTCGTGCTCGTAATTTACATACTGCCGCTCGGCAAATTATGGACGATTTTGGAGGGCTTTTTCCGAAAAATTATAGGGATGTGCTCTCTTTAAAAGGTATAGGAGAATATACGGCAGCGGCAATTTGTTCGTTTGCATATCGTCAACCTTATGCTGTTGTCGATGGAAATGTATATCGGGTTTTGGCTCGTCTTTTCGATATAGATGTCCCTATCGATTCGACTCCGGGGAAAAAACTTTTTGTAAAACTGGCTTCAGATCTTTTGGACAAGAAACGTCCCGATGTGTATAATCAGGCGATTATGGAGTTGGGTGCATTGCAGTGTGTACCTCGTTCACCTCATTGTGAGTTGTGTCCTTTATCGGACAAGTGCCTTTCTCTTATTTCGGGACGTGTAGAAAAACTTCCGGTAAAACAAGGTAAAACGGTTGTGAAGCCGCGTTTTTTTAATTATCTCTGTATTTCCTATCAGGGAGATACATGGATACGACAACGCAAAGGAAAAGATATATGGGAGAATTTGTATGAATTTGTGTTGATCGAAACAGATAAAGAGTATTCATTTGAAGAGTTGCAACATACCGAAGAGTACTGTCGGATATTCAACGGTTTAGGAAAAGTAAAAGTGACGGCCTTACCTTTGCAGAAACGTCATGTTTTGTCGCATCGTATTATAAATGCCTATTTTTATTCTATTGAAATAGAGTCCGTTCCGGAAGGACTTTCCGGATATATCCGTATTCCCTATACCGAATTGGAGAATTATGCTGTTTCCCGGTTGACACATATTTATTTGGAACAGCGCAAGTAA
- a CDS encoding DUF3843 family protein — MAKKKQTIYSKDWASLHPYQGSARTDFYYTTIANKIYTVLDNLLENEISDENLFYLEEEEKKQLACTLTSYFEDIISETGIFRAFTKEHYRKYNSPLPFFPCNDYANEEINTEDIQFLTWHYFMQLNRGEIPYSPETPLFSRIAEKVMEILDEEYESAPANEKLKGFFDLSPKECTNLYSLQARFAWLATESYLFQFNGRQMQEEIDDMVTTAKEDGTEEYLPDMVNVLCNDFAYNLITEFMQHSPAQWLAILLGEEHPAHEALKNLSRKYSGYFDFVDEDKYNARFRHIITGEIIEVTQKSLKGFPEDMKSDKTSLYAGFVRWQNEWWIMGLVNTYPKSEDLTEEIDKRAEEESHIFEEKTDLPENEQEIILKDILEDTNLGEGEMPLTPEETAWIAVLSDELGVSFMENAVQKGKVPELRFNGEKGYELLHDNLDFILRYIKR, encoded by the coding sequence ATGGCAAAGAAAAAACAAACAATATACAGTAAAGACTGGGCATCCTTACATCCTTATCAAGGATCAGCCCGTACAGATTTTTATTATACGACAATTGCAAATAAAATCTATACCGTACTTGATAATCTACTGGAAAACGAAATATCAGATGAAAATCTTTTTTATCTGGAAGAAGAAGAAAAAAAGCAACTGGCTTGTACCCTTACCTCATATTTCGAAGATATTATTTCAGAAACCGGTATCTTCAGAGCATTTACCAAAGAACATTACCGGAAATACAATTCTCCCCTTCCGTTTTTTCCATGCAACGATTATGCAAATGAAGAGATCAACACAGAGGATATACAATTTCTGACATGGCACTATTTCATGCAATTAAACAGAGGAGAAATCCCCTATTCTCCCGAAACTCCTCTTTTTTCCCGGATAGCAGAAAAGGTCATGGAAATTCTGGACGAAGAATACGAATCTGCTCCGGCAAACGAAAAATTAAAAGGATTTTTTGACCTATCTCCAAAAGAGTGTACCAACTTATATTCTTTACAAGCACGTTTCGCATGGTTAGCAACCGAATCCTATCTTTTCCAATTCAATGGCAGACAGATGCAGGAAGAAATAGACGACATGGTAACAACAGCAAAGGAAGACGGGACAGAAGAATATCTTCCGGATATGGTAAATGTCTTGTGTAATGATTTTGCATATAACCTGATCACAGAATTTATGCAACACTCTCCTGCTCAATGGCTTGCTATTCTTTTAGGAGAAGAACACCCAGCACATGAAGCTTTAAAAAATTTATCCCGTAAATATTCAGGTTATTTCGATTTTGTCGACGAAGACAAATATAATGCTCGTTTCCGGCATATCATTACCGGCGAAATTATCGAAGTCACACAAAAATCTTTAAAAGGATTTCCCGAAGACATGAAAAGCGACAAAACAAGTCTGTATGCAGGATTTGTACGTTGGCAAAATGAATGGTGGATTATGGGATTGGTAAATACTTATCCCAAATCGGAAGATTTAACAGAAGAAATCGATAAAAGGGCAGAAGAAGAATCGCACATCTTCGAAGAAAAAACAGACTTACCCGAGAATGAACAAGAAATTATCTTGAAAGATATACTGGAAGATACCAACCTCGGAGAGGGTGAAATGCCGTTAACTCCTGAAGAAACCGCATGGATAGCCGTATTGAGCGATGAATTAGGGGTCTCCTTTATGGAAAATGCCGTGCAAAAAGGTAAAGTCCCCGAATTAAGATTCAACGGAGAAAAAGGCTACGAACTATTACATGATAACTTAGATTTTATACTTCGTTATATTAAACGTTAA
- a CDS encoding alpha/beta hydrolase, with the protein MKKTLSFLLFIFCVFSSQAEIIKTKVKSDAMNKDIPCVIITPTNYNPSATYPVIYLLHGYGGNQNTWPDIKKDLSQTATQDSIIFVCPNGENSWYWDSPFNKESQFETFISKELVSYVDKNFSTRNDRTGRAITGLSMGGHGALWLAIRHQDIFGAAGSTSGGVDIRPFPDNWDMKKQLGEYINNKEIWDNHTVINQINKLQDGKLAIIFDCGFKDFFFEVNNNLHNTLLKQGIAHDYIVRPGEHNSQYWGNSIDYQILFFKKFFQKRLPK; encoded by the coding sequence ATGAAAAAGACTTTAAGTTTCTTGCTCTTTATTTTTTGTGTATTCTCATCACAGGCAGAAATAATCAAAACAAAGGTAAAAAGCGATGCGATGAATAAGGACATCCCTTGCGTAATCATTACCCCTACAAACTATAATCCGTCTGCAACTTATCCGGTCATTTACTTATTGCACGGATATGGAGGAAATCAAAACACATGGCCAGATATAAAGAAAGATCTTTCGCAAACAGCTACGCAAGACAGCATAATTTTTGTCTGTCCTAACGGAGAAAACAGTTGGTACTGGGATAGCCCGTTTAATAAAGAGTCGCAATTCGAAACATTCATATCAAAAGAACTGGTCTCTTATGTCGATAAAAATTTTTCTACTCGCAACGATAGAACAGGCAGGGCGATCACTGGCTTAAGTATGGGAGGACACGGAGCTTTATGGTTGGCTATTCGTCATCAAGATATATTCGGAGCTGCCGGAAGCACCAGCGGGGGAGTAGATATTCGCCCTTTTCCTGACAATTGGGATATGAAAAAACAGTTAGGTGAATATATAAATAACAAAGAAATATGGGACAATCACACGGTCATCAATCAAATAAATAAATTACAAGACGGAAAACTCGCCATTATTTTTGATTGCGGATTTAAAGATTTCTTTTTTGAAGTAAATAATAATCTCCATAATACCCTATTAAAACAGGGTATCGCACATGACTATATTGTCCGTCCCGGTGAACATAATTCTCAATATTGGGGGAATTCCATTGACTATCAAATATTGTTTTTTAAGAAGTTCTTTCAAAAAAGATTACCAAAATAA